ACAGACAATCATCATACAATTTCGTCCTGCCGCCGTGTCTATCCCTGACGAACGAAGAAATAGAACTCATCTTATAAGCCTGCGCAGTGCAGTAAGCCGTAACACGGGCCAATTTCTCCGCGCGACGGGCCTTGGGCAATCTCTCCGCATAACTCTTCGCCCTCTCTGGTCCAGTCACCCGGCGGCGCAGcctatcctcctccgccaggaGCGGAGCCAGGTCATTATCGACGCCAAAATCGCCATGCAGTCTTTTCTTCTGCGCTAGCAGCGTGTGCCTCACGGAGTCGGGATCGAgactcttctccctcgcaacCCGCTGTACCAACTCTTCGTCGACCGTCTCATCGCCAATTTcgtgatcttcttcctcctcctcctcctcctcctcctcttcctcctcaagctGTGGTTCTACTCCTTCCTCGGGGAGCAGCACGAGTTTCTCGCTAACTTTAGTCGAGCGAGGGGGAAGTTGTGGTTGCGCTGCTAATCGTCCAATTGCGGCTGCCGTGCTCGATGCATTGGTTCTACTACCGGTACTCCGACCGCCATGTCCCGCGCTTGATCCAATTAATccgcctgctgctgatgcGAGTCGGGATCGCGGTCGTATTCGCGCTGAATCGGGCGGGTTCCGTTGTTGCATTGATGGTATATCGGAGGCATATTGGAGGACATTGTCGACGGTGATGAAGCGGGTAGTTGGagagcgacggcgacgggGCTGTGCGGACGGTTGTTGATCTCGGGAGTCAGTCACCTGTAATTATATTGATAAGCACAGTCACCTCGAAAGAAGGAAGTCTTCAAATAAAGGTATTACCAGGACATGAGGGCTCCTCTGGTTTGAGTTACGACCTCTTGAGGATGACATGGTCGCGGAATGACAGTTTAGTGATGGATATCAAGACGAGTCCAGGTCTCAATAGAATCGAGCAGAACCCCAAATTCCGAAATTAATTGCGCCCCGCGCTCGTGTTTCGAAGCTCAGCGTCTTCTAGAATGATGACCCATAGAGCGTTTTGGCTCAATTCAATGGTGACATAGCAGCAATTCATCCAACGAAGAATCAGGAAAGTATGCCTTCATTGTCTCCCCCACCGCTTTCCCCAAAAAAAAGCTGTTCCAGCGGTGCAGGGCGGTAAATGACGGCAAAAGTCAATGACGTGGGCGGACTCTTTCTGCCTTTAATACAGTGGGAGTGCATGATACAGAGCCGGTACGCCTATTCCAGCCCGGAGAAAGAGTTACACAGGATTTACCGGTACTGAAACAGGTCGGTGCCGGGCCAGCCACGTGTGAGTGGGGCAAATGTCTGGATCAGGTTTAGCGGTACGGTCCTGTCTACAATGACCTTTGCTGACCTGGCAGGGCAAGTCGTAAGTCTGGTCGATCTGGGGTAATTTTACTCGGCTCGAGGCGATCGGACGTTCGGTATCGGCAGATGTCAAAGTATGTTTATAAATTGCTGCGTTCTGCACAGGGACATCCTACTCTTTATGCCTATCGTAATttagaaagaaaagaaaagaaaaaatttCGGGGATTTCTCGACTTGAATCGGACTTGAGCAGTCACTTCTCGCTGGTAGGGAAGATACTTATCTTCAGAAATGGATGACCCCAAAATCCAAAATCCAGCCACCGGCGGGGGTAAGTCGGAATCGATTGGATTGTGAGATTAAGGAATAGGTTACGCTGGGAACGACGGAAGAATAAGGAAAAACTCAGTGGGTATCTATTTTTAAGGTTCCTATTTGATTCAGGCTCAGTCCCCATTTGGTTCTATGTATCAAAATCCATGCCCATGTCCTGTTATATGTATCGACGACAGGTCCTTAGCAGTCTCATGCAATGATGGGAAGCTCAAAAGTATAGCTGGTGTTCCGTTAAAAAACGCCTTAAACGAATTTCCGAGTCAATGCCTCACGCTGAGAATGCGAcgcaggaaaaaaaaaaaaaaaagacgggGCAAGTAAAACGCAATGCTGATAAAATAGCTGTAGAATTGTGCTGTAATAACCAATTCtgataagtatatttttttcAAAAAAAGCAATAATGCATGAGACTCTTGCTCAGCCGAAACCATCAGAGCCCGCTTCGAAGCCGTCGATCTTCATCCCAGATTTCTTCCTTCATCAACTGGAGTCTGGTATGCTGCTTCTGTAGCTTCTCCAGTTCTGCGCGTGGAGGGTCTGAATGGGCTGCCATGGCATCATGTAACGAGCGATACTTGGCATAAAACCGCTTGAACTTCTGGGACTTCTCCCGTAACTGCTGCATAAGCAATTCACGACTAAGAGGTGGCGACGCACTGCCCGTGCTGCCACTCGAAGTGCTCACTCCCCGACGTCGCTTGTGATCGATATCGCCATGCAGGCGGCCAGCATTGTGAATCGATGGCCGCTCTATCTCTGCCTTGCGTTTCAACGAATTTGTGGTCTCAACTGCTTTCGTCGCTCCATTCGGCTTCGCGGGTTGTTTCGCGGCAGATCGTTCTGTATTGATACGCGGTCTTGACAATTGAGTTATCAacggagatgaggatgatgagctaGATGAATTGTTTTGACTGGACGATCGGCTACGATTTGGGGGATCGGTGGCTTTAGGGACGGGTGACCGGGCGGGGGCTGGTGCTTTTTGTGGAGGCTTTTGCAGAGACTTCTGGTTAGGAGGCAAGGACGATGGTGGGCGCTTGGTCGCAGgattcttgctgctggaagaaggGTCGGCTTTGGATGGTCGCGCATCGACCTGGTCAGTTTTCGGTGTGGCCACATGTGAGGGCTCTCTTGGAGTTTTAGATTCAGCGGGCTTGGGGGTCGGTTTGGGTTTAGGTAACGTCTGCTGTGTTTGCGACTTCTCAGATGAAGATGGGTCATCTGGCAAATCAGTATCGTCTTCGTCCGAATCATGTACATATTCCGCGGACTTGAATTTGGTCTCCAATTTCGCTGGCGTCTTCTTGTCCGACTTTTTAGTCACACGACCGGTCAGGGTACTATTAGCGGCAGTCTTGCCCTTCGCGGCCGGGCGTTTGGCAGCAGGATCCTTATCATTCCGCTTCTTTTGTGTGTTCATACCGGACTTCGGTGCGGTATTGGAAGAATTAAAACCACTTCCAGTAGATTTGTCAGTTTCCTGACTAGTTGTATCCCCTTCCTTGCCGGCTTCGTCCGATATTTGTATCCGGGGTGTTACAGCTTTCTTGATTGGGCCTGTTCGCAAGTCCAGCCGCGATAGACACTTGCCTTTCCCGCGCTCTTCCTTAGGGAGTAAACTTTGCCACAGCTTATCGGAGCGTGAGAGTCTCATTCGATCGAATGCTGAGATAGCATTCTCGATTGCTTCATGTCTGTCTTCCTGAGACGGGTACGGGAATTTCCACACGTCCAGTTCTCTGTATACTTTATCTCGAAGATCGAACTTCTCGGGGTTGATTCGGTTCTCGATTCCGTATTTTTGAGCCAAGGCGACACAATCTTCGATCGACGCACGGGTTTGCCGGGCTATGAATTTGGTAGAAACGGCTCGGATGGCTAAGAGGTGAATGAAAGGGACCTTGAGGGCTTCAAGGCGGAGGCGGTCCTTGTTCTGAGAGAGCGGTGCTGAGGTTGGAGTGAGAGGGGCCATAGAGATCGGTGACCGGGCAACGCCTAAAGCAGGGCTTGAAGATACTGAGCGattggggttggatttgtTCTTCAACAATCgatccttctccagctccaccTTGCTTGAAGGCATGCGGGCAAGGAGTGCAGCCTGCCTCCCGGTGCTGGAACGGCTGTCACCTGCTCGCAGGGCCCTTACTTCCGAGATATCGGTGATTATGTGTGTTTTCTTGGATTCCTTCCCTCTTTCAAAGGCGCTCAAGCTCTGCTCAAGATTTGCCAAAGCCTGGTCGGTGGCCGCAGTTGCCTCCTGGGCCTTCTGGACCTCCAAACTGTGGCTTAAAACACCTGTGAAGTATAATCCGTCGTCGGTGGAGTTGTTCGAGTAGATCTCAGATCGCTGGGACTCGGAGGAGGAGTGGAAGTGTTGTGATTTGTTGGTACCGTAGTATAGGGTCTGGTGCTTTCCGAGGCGGAGCCGAGCTGGCTGGTCGGCACGGAGGCTCTCAATCAACTCGTCAAGAGTATTTTGGGCGAGGTTCAGACGCATTATTTGAGTGGATTTAGTTGTAGTATCGTCCCCGGGGTTGTCTCTATGCAGAGACAGCCCCGTCTCCGGAACTTCTAGGAAGGGCATCATGTCGGAGAGCAAGGTAGCTCCCGTCATGAAGCGAGAATGAGTTATGTagacgatggggaggacCGGCCGAATAACGGGAATTGGGAGGAGGCGAGTCTAGTTTCGAGGGCCGGGACAAGGACGGGTAGCAGCGTGAGGACTGCAGGTCATCGGCCGAGTGTAGGGGAGGTAAAGTTGAGACAATAATACGCCATGAATCAAGCAACGGACGGCTTGGAAGGCTAAGGAAGGTTTGCGTATGGAAGTGCAAACGAAGGATGGGACGAAGTAAAACCCATGGCAAAAAGGTTCTGGGGCCAGGGTcgaggaggggaagagggtgagagaggaaaggaaaaagagTCGGAAGGGAGAGAGCaagatgagatgagatgatgCCGAAGAAAGCAGGCTTGGGACGAAGCGTAAGGCGGAGCGTGAGGGCGACCACTGACCCGACAAGGCGAGTGGGGAGTGGCCGTATTCTGGTTTCTGGTCCGTATTGTCGTTCCGGGGCCCTTTTCCACGCCCACGCATGCACTCGAAAGGGCTATAATAACcgtaataaataaataataataataataataataaaagacaGTAATTATCTGGGCTCGCTCTGAGTATCGATACTCCGGCGAGGATTACcaataaatacttaataataacaaTGAAAGTAGCTACCCTCCTGGTTccttaattaattattaattaatcccCCTCTGTTCTTTACCACTTTGGCAAAGCTGCAGGCTCCGAAGACTGCCCGCATCTTGCATTCATCTGCCCTCCCCTCCTTGGCTCAGCTCAAACGCCTTTGAAGCGGAAATGTTTGCCCATTGGATACCAGGTTTGCTGGGGTTAACTGTCTGCAATCTGCACCATCCATGATCGCCGTAATCAACAGGATTCTTCGGGAAAACAACCAGAAGGGCGAGGCGAACAATAATAGGAAGGAGGGATGATAGTACAGCCACTAGTATGAGGAGCGGCGCGTTTAATGGAGTCGGTCGTGACTTCTGGAGTCCTGATGGTTGCACTAATTGAGGAGGGCAGCCGTGAAGACTTGACCCAGAGCCCAGAATAATTAATTACGCAGTTCCGCATGTCAGTCATGATTGACCCGCAGCACAATGCGGCCTTTTGTGACTCTTGAAACCGATGGCACAACAAAACCGCCACcattaatttaagaaataaCAATGAGATAATCAAGTAAAGACTCAAATATCTCTTTCTGATCTCCTGAATCCCTTGGATCTTGATCTCTTGGGCCAGAATGGCTTTCAATGCATCGAGATCGGAGCGTGATCTGTCAGTCACCCGGTTCCTTGGCCAGGGCCCATCCAGCCCCTGTAATGATTGTAACGAGTATAACAAATGTAACAGCTGGAACAACCCCCAAAGGGCCCAAACTGTACCACCCATTGGCCCCACTCTACCCGGGAGCCGTGAACCACCAGGTTCATTGATCCATGTATGAGAGTTGTCATTGACTCATTGTTCTAATTATTCTATCGGGATATTGATAATAAGGTGTGCTAATTTGAATGTAACAAACAGAACCATCCCATCCTACATTTCACTTTTGATACTGGCAATGTGGGCCTGGGAAAGAGTGAGGGGAAACGAGTCCAGAAATCGGAGAACCCTGCCTGAAGAACTGGGCAACCAACCATCCTTCTGTAAGACCATGACGGGTTCCGGCTCCGAAGTGACGTCCCGACGGCTCTGCCAACGAGGAGTTTGGAATGCCGTTTGGACGATTCTTTGAATGGTCTATGCTGATACAAAATTTACCAGCAAGCATGCACGCGATCTGGTTTCCCGGCGTATTTCTGTATCGCGGAGGCCAGCCGTTTCTGGCATGTTGTGGCTCTGCTGAAGTGGATGAGCGTGGTATTTTGATAAAAAGGCCGTGGCCGTTTAAGAAGGTCTCAGCCTCTGCTGTCGATCTCGGCACCCGACGCACTCTAGGCCAATTGACCACGGACGGTTAAGAAGCTATGACATGCTCAGCCACGACTAGGCACGGCAGGTGCAGTGGCTATGGCTTTTATCTAAGTATAGAGCACGATGAAGCTGAGCTTGACTCTGTTAGGACCCCGAGACTCGAGGGAATCGAAGACAGAGAGCTGACTACAGACTTGTGCCTGAGGTTGTGATGGTCAAGGTCACGTCGTGCGACTGCTCTTTCCTATCTGGGTGGGGTTCATCCTGAGCTCTCCCACATCCAGGTCGTGGAAGAAAGGGACCCGGAATCCGCAGGTGTCAGGCATCTGCACCAACTACTCGACGGACAAAACCAAACGGAAAGAGACCCAACGGCGGAAAAATGAAAAGGAGCCCAGTGCGCGATGTTCGGCCGACCTTGTGGAAGCTCATGCTATCCTCCGCGTCGCGGCATCATTTGAAATCAACCGTTTCCACCACGAATGCGCGCCGtgctccagactccaatTTACAAAGGCCCCGACGCTTTCAACCGGACCAAGATCATGGACAAAATCGACTGGTGACAGACATCGACAATTTTGGAATCTGATGTCGATGTTTAATACCGAAATACCAACAATCGTCGCGGATCGTCCATCGATGGTAGATCACCCGCATAGCCAACCGCAGATTTACCTTCTCTGTCTGTGAGATGTATCGAGCCGATACTCATCGACTTCTCGTGCAGCCATAACGTGATATCGAATCAATTCCGGGAGTTAAATGGCAAAGCGCTCAGCATGCCAGTGTATCACCGTGGAAATAATAACCCGGAGTTGCTATGTCGGGTTAAATAAGTACAAGAAAGGGCATCGATCTAACAATTTAGCAGCATAAGCAAACCCACCCTGGCACCCTGTCTTttgccaccaccagcactccAAGACTCTGACAAGTTC
Above is a window of Aspergillus puulaauensis MK2 DNA, chromosome 2, nearly complete sequence DNA encoding:
- a CDS encoding uncharacterized protein (COG:S;~EggNog:ENOG410PJM6;~InterPro:IPR039164;~go_function: GO:0061630 - ubiquitin protein ligase activity [Evidence IEA];~go_process: GO:0071596 - ubiquitin-dependent protein catabolic process via the N-end rule pathway [Evidence IEA]) is translated as MTGATLLSDMMPFLEVPETGLSLHRDNPGDDTTTKSTQIMRLNLAQNTLDELIESLRADQPARLRLGKHQTLYYGTNKSQHFHSSSESQRSEIYSNNSTDDGLYFTGVLSHSLEVQKAQEATAATDQALANLEQSLSAFERGKESKKTHIITDISEVRALRAGDSRSSTGRQAALLARMPSSKVELEKDRLLKNKSNPNRSVSSSPALGVARSPISMAPLTPTSAPLSQNKDRLRLEALKVPFIHLLAIRAVSTKFIARQTRASIEDCVALAQKYGIENRINPEKFDLRDKVYRELDVWKFPYPSQEDRHEAIENAISAFDRMRLSRSDKLWQSLLPKEERGKGKCLSRLDLRTGPIKKAVTPRIQISDEAGKEGDTTSQETDKSTGSGFNSSNTAPKSGMNTQKKRNDKDPAAKRPAAKGKTAANSTLTGRVTKKSDKKTPAKLETKFKSAEYVHDSDEDDTDLPDDPSSSEKSQTQQTLPKPKPTPKPAESKTPREPSHVATPKTDQVDARPSKADPSSSSKNPATKRPPSSLPPNQKSLQKPPQKAPAPARSPVPKATDPPNRSRSSSQNNSSSSSSSSPLITQLSRPRINTERSAAKQPAKPNGATKAVETTNSLKRKAEIERPSIHNAGRLHGDIDHKRRRGVSTSSGSTGSASPPLSRELLMQQLREKSQKFKRFYAKYRSLHDAMAAHSDPPRAELEKLQKQHTRLQLMKEEIWDEDRRLRSGL